The following are encoded together in the Pseudodesulfovibrio indicus genome:
- a CDS encoding fumarate reductase iron-sulfur subunit — MGRQLKFEIFRYNPEKEGDVPRMQEYTLDETPNMTLFIALNRLREEQDPSLIFDFCCRAGICGACAMVINGRPGLACQTKTKDQPGHLILHPLPVFKLVGDLSVDTGVWFREMYAKTESWVHTNKVFDPTQEEERMDNEVAEQIYELERCIECGCCISACGTARLRDDFMGAAALNRIARFVVDPRDQRTDEQYFEVIGNDNGIFGCMGLLACEDVCPKGLPLQNQLGFLRRKMGITAMKNIFRKK, encoded by the coding sequence ATGGGTAGACAACTCAAATTCGAAATATTCCGGTACAATCCCGAGAAAGAGGGCGATGTCCCGCGCATGCAGGAATACACCCTCGACGAGACCCCCAACATGACCCTGTTCATCGCCCTGAACAGGCTGCGCGAGGAGCAGGACCCGAGCCTCATCTTCGACTTCTGCTGCCGCGCGGGCATCTGCGGGGCGTGCGCCATGGTCATCAACGGCCGTCCCGGCCTGGCCTGCCAGACCAAGACCAAGGACCAGCCCGGGCACCTCATCCTGCACCCCCTGCCGGTCTTCAAGCTGGTGGGCGACCTGTCCGTGGATACCGGCGTCTGGTTCCGCGAGATGTACGCCAAGACCGAGTCCTGGGTGCACACCAACAAGGTCTTCGACCCCACCCAGGAAGAGGAGCGCATGGACAACGAAGTGGCCGAGCAGATCTACGAGCTGGAGCGCTGCATCGAATGCGGCTGCTGCATCTCCGCCTGCGGCACGGCCCGCCTGCGCGACGACTTCATGGGTGCCGCCGCCCTCAACCGCATCGCCCGCTTCGTGGTGGACCCCCGGGACCAGCGCACGGACGAGCAGTACTTCGAGGTCATCGGCAACGACAACGGTATCTTCGGCTGCATGGGCCTGCTGGCCTGCGAGGACGTCTGTCCCAAGGGACTCCCCCTGCAGAACCAGCTCGGCTTCCTGCGCCGCAAGATGGGCATCACCGCAATGAAGAACATCTTCAGGAAGAAATAG
- a CDS encoding SLC13 family permease — protein sequence MSDQANSNKGKQIGFFLGPIVFVLMLIIPAPEGMAVEAWRVAAVTALMAIWWITEAIPIPATSLLPIALFPLLGVMKSAASTAPYANHLIYLFMGGFFLAVTMERWNLHRRVALYTIRAIGTSPGRMIMGFMVATGFLSMWVSNTATAMMMVPIGLAVIQQATGYDSDHLRDSSGNVGPEFNFGRALMLGIAYAASIGGVATIIGTPPNTVMAGMVEKMFGVQIGFGQWMMFGVPLAAITMLIAWLLLTKILFPMGGMELAGGAKIINDEVKKLGPMSPEEKKIVMVGCFVATFWLARGFMAKSSFVLGIMPHFKFIGDATIGILGALILFAIPVDFKKGKFLLDWKTAVKIPWDVILLFGGGLAIANGFAKTGLAAYIAGQLGALEGTSMIIFVGAVVLITIFLTEITSNTATATLLVPIMGSAAIAMGVHPFATIVGACVAASYAFMLPVATPPNAVVFGSGCVTIKQMAKAGVWLNIVGTILITAFVVYILPALWGVDLTVVPEWAVIPK from the coding sequence ATGAGTGATCAGGCTAATTCTAACAAAGGCAAACAAATAGGGTTCTTCCTGGGACCCATCGTGTTCGTCTTGATGCTGATAATCCCGGCCCCCGAGGGAATGGCCGTGGAAGCGTGGCGCGTGGCGGCCGTCACCGCCCTGATGGCGATCTGGTGGATCACCGAAGCCATCCCCATCCCGGCTACCTCCCTGCTGCCCATCGCCCTTTTCCCGTTGCTCGGCGTCATGAAGTCCGCCGCTTCCACGGCTCCCTATGCCAACCACCTGATCTACCTGTTCATGGGCGGCTTCTTCCTGGCCGTGACCATGGAGCGGTGGAACCTGCACCGCCGCGTGGCGCTGTACACCATCCGGGCCATCGGCACCAGCCCCGGCCGGATGATCATGGGCTTCATGGTCGCCACCGGCTTCCTGTCCATGTGGGTGTCCAACACCGCCACCGCCATGATGATGGTCCCCATCGGCCTGGCCGTCATCCAGCAGGCCACCGGCTATGACTCCGACCACCTCCGCGACAGCAGCGGCAACGTCGGACCCGAATTCAATTTCGGCCGCGCCCTGATGCTCGGCATCGCCTACGCCGCGTCCATCGGCGGCGTCGCCACCATCATCGGCACCCCCCCGAACACCGTCATGGCCGGCATGGTCGAGAAGATGTTCGGCGTGCAGATCGGCTTCGGCCAGTGGATGATGTTCGGCGTGCCCCTCGCGGCCATCACCATGCTCATCGCCTGGCTCCTGCTGACCAAGATCCTGTTCCCCATGGGCGGCATGGAGCTGGCCGGCGGCGCCAAGATCATCAACGACGAAGTGAAGAAGCTCGGGCCCATGTCCCCCGAGGAAAAGAAGATCGTCATGGTCGGCTGTTTCGTGGCCACCTTCTGGCTGGCGCGCGGCTTCATGGCCAAGTCCTCCTTCGTGCTCGGCATCATGCCCCACTTCAAGTTCATCGGCGACGCCACCATCGGTATCCTGGGCGCGCTCATCCTGTTCGCCATTCCCGTTGACTTCAAGAAAGGCAAGTTCCTCCTCGACTGGAAGACCGCCGTCAAGATTCCCTGGGACGTCATCCTGCTCTTCGGCGGCGGCCTGGCCATCGCCAACGGCTTCGCCAAGACCGGCCTGGCGGCCTACATCGCCGGTCAGCTCGGCGCCCTGGAAGGCACCAGCATGATCATCTTCGTGGGCGCGGTGGTCCTGATCACCATCTTCCTGACGGAGATCACCTCCAACACCGCCACCGCCACCCTGCTGGTCCCGATCATGGGTTCCGCGGCCATCGCCATGGGCGTGCATCCGTTCGCCACCATCGTCGGCGCCTGCGTCGCGGCCTCCTACGCCTTCATGCTCCCGGTGGCCACGCCGCCCAACGCCGTCGTCTTCGGCTCGGGGTGCGTAACCATCAAACAGATGGCAAAGGCGGGCGTCTGGCTGAACATAGTCGGAACGATCCTGATCACCGCCTTCGTGGTCTACATCCTGCCCGCGCTGTGGGGCGTGGACCTCACCGTCGTCCCGGAATGGGCTGTCATTCCCAAGTAA
- a CDS encoding cytochrome c3 family protein, with product MRAKSKTIPVVLAAILLLAVAVVGYVRSGQTQPMPVRILFENNGGKVIFSHLVHHRDYQIECASCHHDKTHPIEAPEDRALACGSCHPNSFDEKFIEDHADSFPNEAYCVRCHHVEYDTVLFDHEAHEDYASDCSDCHHGQDIEPEPQKCSNCHDERGSDELLSMRLAGHQSCGQCHEDMFDKGLSSCKSCHVPKDMTDYKGDYSSCGQCHEAETRELVLPRMNAFHDQCMSCHEEMGAGPYGPDNCKQCHISR from the coding sequence ATGCGCGCAAAATCGAAGACAATCCCGGTGGTCCTGGCGGCCATCCTGCTCCTGGCGGTGGCCGTTGTCGGCTACGTCCGGTCAGGCCAGACGCAACCCATGCCCGTCCGAATCCTGTTCGAGAACAACGGCGGCAAGGTCATCTTCTCGCACCTGGTCCACCACCGCGACTACCAGATCGAGTGCGCCTCCTGTCACCACGACAAGACGCACCCCATCGAGGCCCCGGAGGACCGCGCCCTGGCGTGCGGTTCCTGCCACCCAAACAGTTTCGACGAGAAATTCATCGAGGACCACGCGGACTCCTTCCCCAACGAGGCCTACTGCGTGCGCTGCCACCACGTCGAATACGACACGGTCCTCTTCGACCACGAGGCGCACGAGGACTACGCATCCGACTGCTCCGACTGCCACCACGGCCAGGACATCGAGCCCGAGCCGCAGAAATGCTCCAACTGCCACGACGAGCGCGGCTCCGACGAGCTGCTGTCCATGCGCCTTGCCGGGCACCAGAGCTGCGGCCAGTGCCACGAGGACATGTTCGACAAGGGGCTGTCCAGCTGCAAGTCCTGCCACGTGCCCAAGGACATGACCGACTACAAGGGCGACTATTCCTCCTGCGGCCAGTGCCACGAGGCCGAGACCAGGGAGCTGGTCCTGCCGCGCATGAACGCCTTCCACGACCAGTGCATGTCCTGCCACGAGGAAATGGGCGCGGGCCCTTACGGCCCGGACAACTGCAAACAATGCCACATCAGCAGGTAG
- a CDS encoding malic enzyme-like NAD(P)-binding protein, with translation MALFTKQEALDYHSMGRKGKVEVVPVKPCKTQKHLSMAYSPGVAEACKAIHADPELVYEYTGRGNLVAVVSNGTAVLGLGNIGPLAGKPVMEGKGVLFKVFGDVDVYDINLDVTDPDKLCEVVKTLEPTFGGINLEDIKAPECFYIEEKLKKEMGIPVFHDDQHGTAIVTAAGMMNAIEISGKNPADMRVVISGAGAAAIACTNLYRNMGVKFENIAMFDSKGHINKSRTDLNEFKQQYATEKAYGSLAEAMVGADCFLGLSKAGVVSKEMVKSMSDNCPIIFACANPDPEITYDDAKEARPDCIMGTGRSDFPNQVNNVLGFPFIFRGALDCGATAITEGMKLAAAQALADLAKTEAPKYVCEAFGVDKLEFGPEYVIPKALDLRLIEYVSVAVAKAAMEEGVARKPLDLDAYKSALSKRIADSSSRVSAFVETYHLGI, from the coding sequence ATGGCTTTATTCACCAAGCAGGAGGCGCTCGACTACCACTCCATGGGGAGAAAGGGAAAGGTCGAGGTCGTCCCGGTCAAACCGTGCAAGACCCAGAAGCACCTGTCCATGGCCTACAGCCCCGGCGTGGCCGAGGCGTGCAAGGCGATCCACGCCGACCCCGAGCTGGTCTATGAATACACCGGCCGCGGCAACCTGGTGGCCGTGGTTTCCAACGGCACCGCCGTGCTCGGCCTGGGCAACATCGGCCCCCTGGCCGGCAAGCCGGTCATGGAAGGCAAGGGCGTGCTGTTCAAGGTCTTCGGCGACGTGGACGTCTACGACATCAACCTGGACGTGACCGACCCGGACAAGCTGTGCGAAGTGGTCAAGACCCTGGAACCGACCTTCGGCGGCATCAACCTCGAAGACATCAAGGCCCCGGAATGCTTCTACATCGAAGAGAAGCTGAAAAAGGAAATGGGCATCCCCGTCTTCCATGACGACCAGCACGGCACCGCCATCGTCACCGCCGCCGGCATGATGAACGCCATCGAGATCTCGGGCAAGAACCCGGCCGACATGCGCGTGGTCATCTCCGGCGCCGGCGCGGCAGCCATCGCCTGCACCAACCTGTACCGGAACATGGGCGTGAAATTCGAAAACATCGCCATGTTCGATTCCAAGGGCCACATCAACAAGTCCCGCACGGACCTGAACGAGTTCAAGCAGCAGTACGCCACCGAGAAGGCCTACGGCTCCCTGGCCGAGGCCATGGTCGGCGCGGACTGCTTCCTGGGCCTGTCCAAGGCGGGCGTGGTTTCCAAGGAGATGGTCAAGTCCATGTCCGACAACTGCCCGATCATCTTCGCCTGCGCCAACCCCGACCCCGAAATCACCTACGACGACGCCAAGGAAGCGCGGCCCGACTGCATCATGGGCACCGGCCGCTCCGACTTCCCCAACCAGGTGAACAACGTCCTCGGCTTCCCCTTCATCTTCCGCGGCGCGCTCGACTGCGGCGCCACGGCCATCACCGAAGGCATGAAGCTGGCCGCGGCCCAGGCCCTGGCCGACCTGGCCAAGACCGAGGCCCCGAAATACGTCTGCGAGGCGTTCGGCGTGGACAAGCTCGAGTTCGGCCCGGAATACGTCATTCCCAAGGCGCTGGACCTGCGGCTCATCGAATACGTCTCCGTGGCCGTGGCCAAGGCCGCCATGGAGGAGGGCGTGGCCCGCAAGCCGCTCGACCTCGACGCCTACAAGAGCGCACTGAGCAAGCGCATCGCCGACTCCAGCAGCCGCGTGAGCGCCTTCGTTGAAACCTATCACCTCGGAATATAA
- a CDS encoding fumarate hydratase, which yields MRTIQTTDIIDAVAKMCASANTELPADVRNRLEKAMEEETSASAKEVLRQLLENADLAFETKLPLCQDCGLAVYFVEVGDEVRIEGGNLREAIDEGTRKGYADGYLRKSACDPLTRANTGDGTPAVIHFDFVPGDKLKISYMAKGGGAENMSRVTMLAPAQGWEGIKKFVVERVAEAGPNPCPPTVIGVGIGGTFEHAAKIAKRGLLRKLDDTHPDPAIAAKEKELEDALNALGIGPMGLGGKTTVLGVKITMEPCHLASLPLAVNVQCHSQRHEEVIL from the coding sequence ATGCGTACCATCCAGACCACCGACATCATCGACGCCGTCGCCAAGATGTGCGCCAGCGCCAACACCGAGCTGCCCGCCGACGTGCGCAACCGGCTCGAAAAGGCCATGGAAGAGGAAACCAGCGCGTCCGCCAAGGAAGTGCTGCGCCAGCTCCTGGAAAACGCGGACCTGGCTTTTGAAACCAAACTCCCCCTGTGTCAGGACTGCGGCCTGGCCGTCTACTTCGTGGAAGTGGGCGACGAGGTGCGCATCGAGGGCGGCAACCTGCGCGAGGCCATCGACGAAGGCACCCGCAAGGGCTACGCCGACGGCTACCTGCGCAAGTCCGCCTGCGACCCGCTGACCCGGGCCAACACCGGCGACGGCACCCCGGCCGTCATCCACTTCGACTTCGTGCCCGGCGACAAGCTCAAGATCTCCTACATGGCCAAGGGCGGCGGCGCCGAGAACATGTCCCGCGTGACCATGCTCGCCCCGGCCCAGGGCTGGGAAGGGATCAAGAAGTTCGTGGTCGAACGGGTGGCCGAGGCCGGTCCCAACCCCTGCCCGCCCACCGTCATCGGCGTGGGCATCGGCGGGACCTTCGAGCACGCGGCCAAGATCGCCAAGCGCGGCCTGTTGCGCAAGCTGGACGACACCCATCCCGATCCGGCCATCGCGGCCAAGGAAAAGGAGCTGGAGGACGCCCTGAACGCCCTCGGCATCGGCCCCATGGGCCTGGGCGGCAAGACCACCGTGCTCGGCGTGAAGATCACCATGGAACCGTGCCACCTGGCGAGCCTGCCCCTGGCGGTCAACGTCCAGTGCCACTCCCAGCGGCACGAGGAGGTCATACTCTGA
- a CDS encoding sigma-54-dependent transcriptional regulator produces the protein MTKVILVDDEQSVRDSARQWLELSDFDVTDYADARIALKDITPDYAGIVLTDVKMPGMDGLAFQKHIQDIDPHIPVVLFTGHGDIAMAVEAIQGGAYDFVEKPFDPEQIVETIKRALEKRRLVLENRQLKMALSGCEGIDSRLVGTSPSMRELKKEITHIAPTIANILIFGETGTGKEVIARAIHTLSTLNKGPYLALNCATIPVSMAESELFGHVSGAFTGASGKRVGKLEAANGGTLFLDELNSMPLDVQGKLLRALEMREIIPLGANTPRPVNFRLISAMNEHPRTAIEEGRLREDLYFRINTVEVNVPPLRERMEDIPLLFSFFLERTADTYGMTAEPLGPESLALLMSHDWPGNVRELKSLAERYILSPLPPNERIARIMPDKAGDTTPAVGLREQVSLFERHLIQESLTRNGGSIKDVMNDLAVPRRTLNEKMTKYGLKRSE, from the coding sequence ATGACCAAGGTCATTCTCGTGGACGACGAACAGTCGGTCCGCGACTCGGCAAGGCAATGGCTTGAGCTGTCGGACTTCGACGTCACGGACTACGCCGACGCCAGGATCGCGCTCAAGGACATCACCCCGGACTATGCGGGCATCGTGCTCACCGACGTGAAGATGCCGGGCATGGACGGGCTCGCCTTCCAGAAGCACATCCAGGACATCGACCCGCACATCCCGGTGGTTTTGTTCACCGGCCACGGCGACATCGCCATGGCCGTGGAGGCGATCCAGGGCGGGGCCTACGACTTCGTGGAGAAGCCCTTCGACCCCGAGCAGATCGTGGAAACCATCAAGCGCGCCCTGGAAAAGCGCCGCCTGGTGCTGGAAAACCGCCAGCTCAAGATGGCCCTGTCCGGGTGCGAGGGCATCGACTCCCGGCTGGTCGGCACCAGCCCGAGCATGCGGGAGCTCAAGAAGGAGATCACCCACATCGCCCCGACCATCGCCAACATCCTCATCTTCGGCGAGACCGGCACGGGCAAGGAGGTCATCGCCCGCGCCATCCACACCCTGTCCACCCTGAACAAGGGGCCGTACCTGGCGCTGAACTGCGCCACCATCCCGGTGTCCATGGCCGAAAGCGAGCTCTTCGGCCACGTGTCCGGCGCGTTCACCGGGGCCAGCGGCAAACGCGTGGGCAAGCTGGAGGCGGCCAACGGCGGGACCCTGTTCCTGGACGAGCTGAACTCCATGCCCCTGGACGTCCAGGGCAAGCTGCTGCGCGCCCTGGAGATGCGCGAGATCATCCCCCTGGGGGCCAATACCCCCCGGCCGGTGAACTTTCGGCTGATTTCCGCCATGAACGAGCACCCGCGCACGGCCATCGAGGAAGGACGGCTGCGCGAGGACCTCTATTTCCGCATCAACACGGTGGAGGTGAACGTCCCGCCCCTGCGCGAACGCATGGAGGACATCCCCCTGCTCTTCTCCTTCTTCCTGGAGCGCACCGCCGACACCTACGGCATGACCGCCGAGCCGCTGGGGCCGGAGAGCCTGGCCCTGCTCATGAGCCACGACTGGCCCGGCAACGTCCGCGAGCTGAAGAGCCTGGCCGAGCGGTACATCCTCTCGCCCCTGCCGCCCAACGAGCGCATCGCCCGGATCATGCCCGACAAGGCGGGCGACACCACCCCGGCGGTGGGGCTGCGCGAGCAGGTTTCCCTGTTCGAGCGCCACCTCATCCAGGAGTCCCTGACCCGCAACGGCGGGTCCATCAAGGACGTCATGAACGACCTCGCCGTCCCCCGCCGCACCCTGAACGAGAAAATGACCAAATACGGACTGAAACGGTCTGAATAA
- a CDS encoding fumarate reductase flavoprotein subunit, translated as MQTYYSDLLVIGAGLAGERVACEAAQNGFKATCLSIVPARRSHSSAAQGGMQAALGNCAKGEGDGPDVHFIDTVKGSDWGCDQEVARLFADAAPIEMRRLAAWGVPWNRVVPGQSFYFKGGEKFEKYEKEENEGLITARSFGGTAKWRTCYTSDGTGHAVMCTMDNRCAELGIDVFDKKEAIALIHDGETCMGAVVRCLRTGQLEVFLAKATAICTGGFGRIYKATTNAVICDGGGHILAHETGVVPIGNPESIQFHPTGIVPTDILVTEGCRGDGGTLLDVNEERFMHIYEPEKAELASRDVVSRRMTEHMRAGKGVKSPYGEHLWLDIRHLGDKHISTKLREVDEICHHFLGVDPRVELIPVRPTQHYTMAGIRTNKDGAAYGLKGLYSAGEAACWDMHGFNRLGGNSLAETVVAGGIIGAKIVEFLKGYETKFDTAAINAEVKRQQERIHDVIHGRNGKLNVYKVRGEMQDALMKGCFVFRNKEGLEECVATLQSTLEKARKVGLVSDGAGPNHELAAALKIEGQVRLALCIAQAALMRTESRGSHNREDFPERNDAEWLNRTLAYWPVGADMPDLKYEDTTPLFELPPGDRGYGGGKIIPADEKYVKERTIKSPVTEIGKKK; from the coding sequence ATGCAGACTTACTATTCCGACCTGCTGGTCATCGGCGCCGGACTGGCCGGCGAACGCGTGGCCTGCGAGGCCGCGCAGAACGGATTCAAGGCCACCTGCCTGTCCATCGTCCCGGCCAGGCGCTCCCACTCCTCGGCCGCGCAGGGCGGCATGCAGGCCGCCCTGGGCAACTGCGCCAAGGGCGAGGGCGACGGCCCGGACGTCCACTTCATCGACACCGTCAAGGGCTCGGACTGGGGCTGCGACCAGGAGGTCGCCCGCCTCTTCGCCGACGCCGCGCCCATCGAGATGCGCCGCCTGGCGGCCTGGGGCGTGCCCTGGAACCGCGTGGTCCCCGGCCAGTCCTTCTACTTCAAGGGCGGCGAGAAATTCGAAAAATACGAGAAAGAGGAAAACGAGGGGCTGATCACCGCCCGCTCCTTCGGCGGCACGGCCAAGTGGCGCACCTGCTACACCTCGGACGGCACCGGCCACGCGGTCATGTGCACCATGGACAACCGCTGCGCCGAGCTCGGCATCGACGTCTTCGACAAGAAGGAGGCCATCGCCCTCATCCATGACGGCGAGACCTGCATGGGCGCGGTGGTCCGCTGCCTGCGCACCGGCCAGCTCGAAGTCTTCCTGGCCAAGGCGACCGCCATCTGCACCGGCGGCTTCGGCCGCATCTACAAGGCCACCACCAACGCGGTCATCTGCGACGGCGGCGGCCACATCCTGGCCCACGAGACCGGGGTGGTGCCCATCGGCAACCCCGAGTCCATCCAGTTCCACCCCACCGGCATCGTGCCCACCGACATCCTGGTCACCGAGGGCTGCCGCGGCGACGGCGGAACCCTGCTCGACGTCAACGAAGAGCGGTTCATGCACATCTACGAGCCGGAAAAGGCCGAGCTGGCCTCCCGCGACGTGGTCTCCCGCCGCATGACCGAGCACATGCGCGCCGGAAAGGGCGTCAAGTCCCCCTACGGCGAGCACCTGTGGCTCGACATCCGCCACCTGGGCGACAAGCACATCTCCACCAAGCTGCGCGAAGTGGACGAGATCTGCCACCACTTCCTCGGCGTGGACCCGCGCGTGGAGCTGATCCCCGTGCGCCCGACCCAGCACTACACCATGGCCGGCATCCGGACCAACAAGGACGGCGCGGCCTACGGCCTCAAGGGTCTGTACTCCGCGGGCGAAGCGGCCTGCTGGGACATGCACGGCTTCAACCGCCTGGGCGGCAACTCCCTGGCCGAAACCGTGGTCGCGGGCGGCATCATCGGTGCCAAGATCGTCGAGTTCCTCAAGGGATACGAGACCAAGTTCGACACCGCCGCCATCAACGCCGAGGTCAAGCGGCAGCAGGAACGCATCCATGACGTGATCCACGGCCGCAACGGCAAGCTCAACGTCTACAAGGTTCGCGGCGAGATGCAGGACGCCCTGATGAAGGGCTGCTTCGTGTTCCGCAACAAGGAAGGGCTGGAAGAGTGCGTCGCCACCCTGCAGTCCACCCTGGAGAAGGCCCGCAAGGTCGGCCTGGTGTCCGACGGCGCCGGCCCGAACCACGAGCTGGCCGCCGCCCTCAAGATCGAGGGGCAGGTCCGCCTGGCCCTGTGCATCGCCCAGGCGGCCCTGATGCGCACCGAATCGCGCGGCTCCCACAACCGCGAGGACTTCCCCGAGCGCAACGACGCCGAGTGGCTCAACCGGACCCTGGCCTACTGGCCCGTGGGCGCGGACATGCCCGACCTGAAGTACGAGGACACCACCCCGCTCTTCGAGCTGCCTCCGGGCGACCGCGGTTACGGCGGCGGCAAGATCATCCCGGCTGACGAAAAGTACGTGAAGGAGCGGACCATCAAGAGCCCCGTCACCGAAATCGGCAAGAAGAAGTAA
- a CDS encoding fumarate reductase, which produces MKTFTTSVPGLSRTDAGLDWLQMLTGASLILFMWCHMLLVSSVVISPSVMNAIAGFFEATYMAQVGGPLIFLTFLVHFVLAARKIPFRAEGQAVIWQHAKMLKHRDTWLWVVQAGTAMIILILGAIHMWVVLNDLPITAAKSAARMQHFWWFVFYMILLPCVELHVSVGFYRIAVKWGFVKSDQRKGFKRFETTLFTIFMVIGVITLIRFVTLG; this is translated from the coding sequence ATGAAAACCTTTACGACATCCGTCCCAGGCTTGTCCCGCACCGACGCCGGTCTCGACTGGCTCCAGATGCTGACGGGCGCGAGCCTGATCCTGTTCATGTGGTGTCACATGCTGCTCGTTTCCTCGGTAGTCATCTCTCCGAGCGTCATGAACGCCATCGCAGGCTTCTTCGAGGCCACCTACATGGCCCAGGTGGGCGGGCCCCTGATCTTCCTGACCTTCCTGGTCCACTTCGTCCTGGCCGCGCGCAAGATTCCCTTCCGCGCCGAGGGACAGGCCGTCATCTGGCAGCACGCGAAGATGCTCAAGCACCGCGACACCTGGCTCTGGGTCGTCCAGGCCGGGACCGCCATGATCATCCTGATCCTGGGCGCCATCCACATGTGGGTCGTGCTCAACGACCTGCCCATCACCGCCGCCAAGTCCGCCGCGCGCATGCAGCACTTCTGGTGGTTCGTCTTCTACATGATCCTCCTTCCCTGCGTGGAGCTTCACGTCAGCGTCGGTTTCTACCGCATCGCCGTGAAATGGGGATTCGTGAAATCCGATCAGCGCAAGGGGTTCAAGCGTTTCGAGACCACCCTGTTCACCATCTTCATGGTCATCGGCGTCATCACCCTGATCCGCTTCGTAACGTTAGGCTAG
- a CDS encoding Fe-S-containing hydro-lyase: MAEYKLNTPLTDEDMAQLKAGDVVFLTGTIYSARDAAHKKLVELLDAGKELPFELKGAAIYYVGPSPAPPGRPIGAAGPTTSYRMDSYAPRLYSLGLKATIGKGKRNAETRKAMQDYTAVYFGATGGAGALLSNSIVKSEVIAFDELGPEAVREMTVEDFPLLVINDAHGGELYAVPDLEAAGIK, encoded by the coding sequence ATGGCTGAATACAAACTGAACACCCCGCTGACCGACGAAGACATGGCCCAGCTCAAGGCTGGCGACGTGGTCTTCCTGACCGGGACCATCTACTCCGCGCGCGACGCGGCCCACAAGAAACTCGTGGAGCTGCTCGACGCGGGCAAGGAACTGCCCTTCGAACTCAAGGGCGCGGCCATCTACTACGTCGGCCCCTCCCCGGCCCCTCCGGGCCGCCCCATCGGGGCCGCCGGGCCGACCACCAGCTACCGCATGGACTCCTACGCCCCGCGCCTCTACTCGCTGGGCCTCAAGGCGACCATCGGCAAGGGCAAGCGCAACGCCGAGACCCGAAAGGCCATGCAGGACTACACCGCCGTGTACTTCGGGGCCACGGGCGGCGCGGGCGCGCTGCTCTCCAATTCCATCGTCAAGTCCGAGGTCATCGCCTTTGACGAGCTCGGCCCCGAGGCCGTCCGCGAGATGACCGTCGAGGACTTCCCGCTGCTGGTCATCAACGACGCCCACGGCGGCGAACTGTACGCCGTGCCGGACCTCGAAGCCGCAGGCATCAAGTAA
- a CDS encoding 4Fe-4S dicluster domain-containing protein — protein sequence MNTRETVSSAPAEMNLTRQCPLVVCGQAVVRGERIATGSVPGRGDVHAPFAGKVAHVDPYRIRIVPEGDGEVEPDFPAGLEGSELLAGLRALGADLPESARTETLIINGVDPEPGEGSRRALLTDHKETLRTGLDILAKGYGPERIVLAVPNGAVNRLPDMECVEISPQYPAGLDPLVAKAATGSEAPENTLVVGLETVFHAGRIAETGLPVLETMVTVEGQARLIPLGTAVGAVLEEAGVEIQDRDRIVLGGVLRGRTAASPAQGIDRGSAAVQLVRNPAPVAEDAACVGCGECVRRCPARLDPSMITSYAEFGLYDKAEAEAVDVCFECGLCGYFCIARRPMLQYIRLAKNELAKAKAGEDQ from the coding sequence ATGAATACCCGAGAAACCGTATCCTCCGCCCCGGCGGAGATGAATCTGACCCGCCAGTGTCCGCTGGTCGTCTGCGGCCAGGCCGTGGTTCGCGGCGAGCGCATCGCCACGGGCTCGGTCCCAGGCCGGGGCGACGTCCACGCACCGTTCGCGGGCAAGGTCGCCCACGTGGACCCGTACCGCATCCGCATCGTCCCGGAAGGGGACGGCGAGGTCGAGCCGGACTTCCCGGCCGGGCTGGAAGGGAGCGAGCTGCTCGCCGGGCTGCGCGCCCTGGGCGCCGACCTCCCGGAGTCCGCGCGGACCGAGACCCTGATAATCAACGGCGTGGACCCCGAGCCGGGCGAGGGCTCCCGCCGCGCCCTGCTCACGGACCACAAGGAGACGCTGCGGACAGGGCTCGACATCCTGGCCAAGGGGTACGGCCCCGAGAGGATCGTCCTGGCCGTGCCGAACGGGGCCGTGAACCGGCTCCCGGACATGGAGTGCGTGGAGATTTCCCCGCAGTACCCGGCCGGGCTGGACCCGCTGGTGGCCAAGGCCGCCACCGGAAGCGAAGCCCCGGAGAACACCCTGGTGGTGGGGCTGGAGACGGTCTTCCACGCCGGGCGGATCGCCGAGACCGGGCTGCCGGTGCTGGAGACCATGGTCACCGTGGAAGGCCAGGCCCGGCTCATCCCGCTGGGGACCGCCGTGGGCGCTGTGCTGGAAGAGGCCGGGGTTGAGATCCAGGACCGCGACCGCATCGTGCTGGGCGGGGTGCTGCGCGGCAGGACGGCGGCCTCGCCCGCCCAGGGCATCGACCGGGGCAGCGCCGCCGTGCAGCTGGTGCGCAACCCGGCCCCGGTGGCCGAGGACGCGGCCTGCGTGGGGTGCGGCGAGTGCGTACGCCGCTGCCCGGCCCGCCTCGACCCCTCCATGATCACCAGCTACGCCGAGTTCGGCCTCTACGACAAGGCCGAGGCCGAGGCCGTGGACGTCTGTTTCGAATGCGGGTTGTGCGGATACTTCTGCATCGCGCGCCGCCCCATGCTCCAATACATCCGGCTCGCCAAGAACGAGCTGGCCAAGGCCAAGGCCGGGGAGGACCAATAA